In Corylus avellana chromosome ca2, CavTom2PMs-1.0, the following proteins share a genomic window:
- the LOC132169291 gene encoding uncharacterized protein LOC132169291 — protein sequence MCAPLLQAAMKGDWPAAKAFLEENPDFVRAPITKEEETALHIVAAAQRTTFIKELLKWMTPKDLELKTNYGFTVLHSAAQSGIVGNAEQLVKINSKPLLICDDKEDTPLIVATYIGHTNMVSYLLSKTPLEQLTDEKRNELLNHTIYNDMYDIALKILEMDPNIANAGTECWQVALEMLAKKPFSIGSESLKGIYNEALMKTLAHQLVELLWKKVGIPDKQFSSSLVHYDTTLIFEAAKLGNVEFIIILARSYPHLIWQQDENRMSIFHIAILYRHESVFNLIYEIGANMDSLASYATLDSNENMLHLAGHLAPLDRLNIVSGAALQMQRELLWFKSIDGDRKDYAADIGEQDEFKQPNT from the exons ATGTGTGCTCCCCTCCTTCAAGCTGCCATGAAAGGTGATTGGCCGGCTGCTAAGGCTTTTCTTGAGGAAAATCCAGACTTTGTTCGAGCTCCCATTACGAAAGAGGAAGAGACAGCACTTCACATCGTGGCAGCTGCACAACGCACCActtttataaaagaattgttGAAATGGATGACTCCGAAGGACTTGGAATTGAAAACCAATTATGGATTTACGGTTCTTCACTCTGCTGCTCAATCAGGAATCGTCGGAAATGCTGAGCAGCTGGTGAAAATCAACAGTAAACCGCTATTGATCTGTGACGACAAGGAAGACACACCACTCATTGTTGCAACTTATATAGGACATACAAACATGGTCTCGTATTTACTCTCTAAGACTCCTCTTGAACAGCTAACTGATGAAAAACGCAATGAGCTCCTTAATCATACTATTTACAATGATATGTATG ATATAGCATTGAAAATTCTGGAAATGGATCCAAACATAGCAAATGCCGGCACTGAATGCTGGCAGGTAGCGTTGGAAATGTTGGCCAAGAAACCTTTCTCAATTGGCAGCGAAA GTTTGAAAGGGATATATAACGAAGCTTTGATGAAGACATTAGCCCATCAATTAGTTGAACTTCTTTGGAAAAAGGTTGGGATTCCAGACAAACAGTTCTCATCAAGCTTGGTTCACTATGACACgactttaatttttgaagctgCAAAACTTGGAAATGTTGAATTTATAATTATACTTGCACGCTCTTATCCTCACCTTATTTGGCAACAAGACGAAAATCGAATGAGTATATTTCACATTGCTATTTTATATCGGCATGAAAGTGTgttcaatctaatatatgagATAGGTGCTAACATGGATAGCCTTGCATCCTATGCTACTTTAGACTCCAATGAGAACATGTTGCATTTAGCGGGACACTTGGCTCCTTTAGATCGACTAAATATTGTATCAGGAGCAGCCCTTCAAATGCAACGGGAGTTGTTGTGGTTTAAG TCAATTGATGGAGATAGAAAAGATTATGCCGCGGACATTGGTGAACAAGACGAATTCAAACAACCAAACACCTAA